From a single Betaproteobacteria bacterium genomic region:
- a CDS encoding cytochrome d ubiquinol oxidase subunit II, whose protein sequence is WRRRDGVPFAMAALFFLSAYLTLGVMFWPYMIPYTITVASAAAPDASLDFLFRGAIVILPVIAIYTICVYWVFRGKTKRGYG, encoded by the coding sequence CCTGGCGCCGGCGCGACGGCGTGCCGTTCGCCATGGCGGCGCTTTTCTTCCTCAGCGCCTATCTCACCCTCGGCGTCATGTTCTGGCCGTACATGATTCCGTATACCATCACGGTCGCCAGCGCTGCCGCCCCGGACGCGTCGCTCGACTTCCTGTTTCGCGGCGCGATCGTCATCCTGCCGGTGATTGCGATCTACACGATCTGCGTCTACTGGGTGTTTCGCGGCAAGACGAAACGCGGCTACGGGTGA